From one Plasmodium malariae genome assembly, chromosome: 12 genomic stretch:
- the PmUG01_12057800 gene encoding GTP-binding protein, putative yields MFKILHQNLFHKNIYQIVSPFCHERSVRVFPFSSKACNNLKIEEDYFYVNPLRKLSCVGCGEFLQSTNERKTGFVPFNVYEKYSNGRLKFYTKVKGEEVSSVPDGIKVDVNNFYNFKVKTKIILCKRCYRLQHYKCADTKCEVDINRIENIIKCRKQLQDHMKNWEEKKVNNKDKENKGNTYNKHNIVDINNTHCINGLHSFNKLQDQHSVHSIKSASILEREDNNAEEYNEKRLKIPNGNPVNTLNDGKICKKEEDKAQNKGALVQILANNIKNLSFIKRKMIKSFDNHFKKKKQKQQYKQCKDIASISFENEDRLNCTNEIDFTNTEMRKKGNHILNIKCRKTEGISEGIMQEKIGNEKEARVAANMISSVTAGASAGIAADIAVDIASEVAPGEGEYYQDVSYNIDKRSINIYEKKDILKKRNDMKKLEVEKMEVSTAKYVEGDRNHIMNNLIKKMKRKSLVLYLIDITNIENTILPELYIGCKNKDINIIWLVNKVDCLPKSTNLEIVKIWFRNLVRQIKNSHINDLIFISALKFYNFDMLEERMKYYVDLEKGTDIYIVGCVNVGKSSFINSFLKYINYKHIGDIYNKRKKGGVTTSNIPYTTLNYNVFRLKKNINIIDTVGIPTKYQYSSILYRDIDLNSISINKLIQPFTYKLKDDSSVIIGSLCYVNLIYGNFALLTFYMSNRVTIHMCKTAKVENFLEKKKCSFLYPPHINADFDLLKPFVKHTVKVYGKDFESLDDIVISDLCWFSVTGRGVKILEIFAPKNIKIYRRPSMINDAVKHTQVDVFKYKSYRGRTAKVLKKKKKLIEDLDRLYPNRRQEIKNITLQGENAQLEGLKNFMYVGGADTGNAVSTSSSASTSSSASTSSSASTSSSASTSSSASTSTSASIISDKLDIESIVHYL; encoded by the coding sequence ATGTTCAAAATATTGCACCAGAATCTGttccataaaaatatatatcaaatagtAAGTCCTTTTTGTCATGAAAGGAGTGTAAGGGTTTTTCCCTTTAGTAGCAAAGCgtgtaataatttaaaaatagaagagGACTATTTTTACGTTAATCCATTGAGAAAACTCAGCTGTGTCGGATGTGGAGAATTCCTACAATCAACGAATGAGAGGAAAACAGGTTTTGTTCCTTTTAAtgtttatgaaaaatatagtaatggaagattaaaattttacacaAAAGTAAAAGGTGAAGAAGTGAGTTCTGTACCAGATGGTATAAAAGTtgatgtaaataatttttataattttaaagtaaaaaccaaaattattttgtgcAAAAGATGCTATAGGTTACAACATTACAAATGTGCCGATACAAAATGTGAGGTAGATATTAACAGAAtcgaaaatattataaaatgtagGAAGCAACTGCAGGATCATATGAAGAACtgggaagaaaaaaaagttaataacaaggataaagaaaataaaggtAACACATATAACAAACATAATATAGTTGacataaataatacacaTTGTATAAATGGTTTACATAGCTTCAATAAATTGCAAGACCAACATAGTGTACATAGCATAAAATCAGCTAGCATATTAGAAAGAGAAGATAACAATGCAGaagaatataatgaaaaaaggcTTAAAATCCCAAATGGTAATCCTGTTAACACACTAAATGATGgcaaaatatgcaaaaaggAGGAAGACAAAGCTCAGAACAAGGGCGCACTTGTGCAAATACTtgcaaataatataaaaaatttatcttttattaaaaggaaaatgataaaatcTTTTGATAAtcattttaagaaaaaaaagcagaAACAACAATATAAACAATGTAAAGATATAGCTTCAATAAGTTTTGAAAATGAGGATAGGCTGAATTGTACAAATGAAATTGATTTTACTAATACGGAAATGCGCAAAAAAGGTAATCATATTTTGAACATAAAATGCAGGAAAACGGAAGGCATAAGTGAAGGAATCATGCAGGAAAAAATCGGCAACGAGAAAGAAGCAAGAGTAGCAGCAAATATGATATCAAGCGTAACCGCTGGTGCATCTGCTGGTATAGCTGCTGATATAGCAGTTGATATAGCCTCTGAAGTAGCCCCTGGAGAGGGGGAGTACTATCAGGACGTCTCGTACAATATCGACAAAAGAAGCATCaacatttatgaaaaaaaggacatactgaaaaaaagaaatgatatgaaaaaattagaagTCGAAAAGATGGAAGTGAGCACAGCCAAATATGTGGAAGGAGATCGAAATCATATTATGaacaatttaattaaaaaaatgaaaagaaaatctTTAGtcttatatttaattgatATAACGAATATTGAAAATACTATACTCCCAGAACTTTATATAGGttgcaaaaataaagatataaatatcaTTTGGCTAGTAAATAAAGTAGATTGTTTACCGAAGTCAACGAATCTAGAAATAGTTAAAATATGGTTCCGTAATTTAGTaagacaaataaaaaattcacatataaatgatttaatatttatatcagcattaaaattttataattttgacATGTTAGAAGAACGCATGAAATACTATGTTGATTTGGAAAAAGgtacagatatatatatagtaggATGTGTAAATGTTGGTAAGTCTTCTTTCATTAATTCctttcttaaatatattaattataagcatataggagatatatacaacaaaagaaagaaagGTGGGGTTACAACTTCAAATATTCCATATACAACCttaaattataatgtatttcgattaaaaaaaaatataaatattattgacACAGTTGGTATACCCACCAAATATCAGTATTCCTCTATCTTATATAGAGATATTGATCTTAATAGTATAAGTATAAACAAACTCATTCAACCATTTACATACAAGTTAAAAGATGATTCGTCGGTAATTATAGGTTCTTTATGTTATGTCAATTTAATTTATGGTAATTTTGCCTTGTTAACATTTTATATGTCAAATAGAGTTACTATCCACATGTGTAAGACAGCAAAagttgaaaattttttagaaaaaaaaaaatgctctTTTCTTTATCCGCCTCATATAAATGCAGattttgatttattaaaaCCATTTGTTAAACATACAGTTAAGGTTTATGGAAAAGATTTTGAAAGTCTAGATGACATTGTTATTTCAGATCTATGTTGGTTTTCAGTAACTGGAAGAGGAGTAAAGATACTTGAAATATTCGCTccaaaaaatatcaaaatttATAGGAGACCATCAATGATTAATGATGCAGTTAAACATACACAGGTAgatgtatttaaatataaatcgTATAGAGGCAGAACAGCTAaggttttaaaaaaaaagaaaaagttaaTCGAAGATTTGGATAGATTATATCCAAATAGAAGgcaagaaataaaaaacattactTTGCAGGGTGAAAATGCTCAACTAGAGGGTTTAAAAAACTTCATGTACGTAGGTGGTGCGGACACTGGGAATGCAGTTTCCACATCCTCCTCTGCTTCTACATCCTCCTCTGCTTCTACATCCTCCTCTGCTTCTACATCCTCCTCTGCTTCTACATCCTCCTCTGCTTCTACATCCACCTCTGCTTCCATCATCTCTGATAAACTTGACATAGAAAGCATTGTACATTATTTGTGA